In the Agromyces flavus genome, GGGCGAACTTCGCGGCCCACTCGAGGGCCGCCTCGCGCGACGGCAGCTCGAGGATCGAATAGCCGCCTTCGATCTGCCGCGTCTGCGCGTAGGTGCCGCTCGTCACCCTCCCGTCGGCATCCACCCTGACCGGCGCAACGCTCTCGTCGACGCCGCCGCCGAACACCCACACCCCGGCCTCCTTCGCCTCCCGCACGACGGCGCGCGCGTCATCCGCCACTTCGGGCAGCTCCTCGTCGGACACGACCATGGCGGCGCTCGGGAACGAGATCAGGTACTTCGTCATCGGGTAGGCTCCTTCGACGGCGGGGGAGATGCGCCCATCCTCGTCGATGCCGGCGACATCCGCGCCTCACCACCCGCTGCGCGTGGGCGTGTGGCCCTCGCGCGCGTCGTCGGGCATCGGCATCTCCGCACGCAGGCCGAGCAGGCGGATGGCGCGACCCGCCTCGATCCGATCGGCGGCGAGCCCCATCACCCGCCCGACCACGTCGGCGCGGTC is a window encoding:
- a CDS encoding YciI family protein, with amino-acid sequence MTKYLISFPSAAMVVSDEELPEVADDARAVVREAKEAGVWVFGGGVDESVAPVRVDADGRVTSGTYAQTRQIEGGYSILELPSREAALEWAAKFARACRCAQEVRAFQYDPES